The DNA window AATATAAATGAACGCTGTGGATCTACTTTTACAGATGGTTTGGCTAAGAAAGTAATTGAGGAAAAGGCAGATCTAGGAATATCTTTTGACGGAGATGGAGATAGGGTTATATTTGTTGACGAATATGGCTCTGTTATTAATGGGGATTATATCTTAGGTATATGTGCCATATATTTAAATGAGATAAATGCGCTAAATAATTCAGCAATTGTTGCAAATGTTATGAGTAATATGGGGCTTAAGCTTAGTTTGAATAATAGGGGAATTAAAGTAATTTCTTGCCCTGTTGGTGACAGATATGTTGTTGAGACAATGTTAAGTAACGGTATTATTTTAGGTGGGGAACAATCTGGTCATATTGTTTTTTTAGGGCATAATTCTACCGGAGATGGATTAATAAGTGCACTTCAATTGTTGAAGGTTATGATAAAAAAGAATAAAAGATTAAGTGAGCTAAAGAAGTGTATTAATATGTTACCACAGGTTCAGAAAAATATTAAGCTTGAGAAAGAGATTGCCATAGAACAGCTAGAAAAGACAAAAATAGCGCTAGATAAAGTAAGAAGTGACTTAGGGAGCAAAGGTAGGGTATTAATTAGAAAATCAGGTACTGAGAATGCACTACGATTATTATTAGAAGGTGAAGATTTAAACAAAATTAGTAAATTAGCAGATTACTTAATTGAAACAGTTAGTAGAGAGTTAGTGAGCATTTAATGTTGTGAGAGGTGGCATAGATGGTGAAACTTGGAGTAAATATAGATCATGTTGCAACAGTTAGGCAGGCTAGGTTGTCAAAAGAGCCAGATCCTGTAAGATGTGCTGTATTAGTTGAGTTAGCAGGTGCAGATGGTATAACAATACATCTAAGGGAGGATAGAAGACATATTCAAGAAAGAGATCTTATGTTATTGAAAAACACCATTAAAACGAGATTAAATTTAGAAATGGCTTGTAGTGAAGAGATTATTAATATAGCTTTAAAA is part of the Deferribacterota bacterium genome and encodes:
- the glmM gene encoding phosphoglucosamine mutase, yielding MKRFFGTDGIRGKANKYPLTVDFVLKLGQASAKLFKNGNKEHYIVVGKDTRVSGYLFEYAIVSGICSMGINATLVGVMPTPAIAFLIRSLRADAGVVISASHNPYYDNGIKFFSSKGLKLSDALEEKIEDFILSNNLEVSDKSIGKAYRIETAIWRYVEYVKTTFDKDIDLKNIKIVVDCANGANYKIAPLAFSELGAKVIPINNNPDGYNINERCGSTFTDGLAKKVIEEKADLGISFDGDGDRVIFVDEYGSVINGDYILGICAIYLNEINALNNSAIVANVMSNMGLKLSLNNRGIKVISCPVGDRYVVETMLSNGIILGGEQSGHIVFLGHNSTGDGLISALQLLKVMIKKNKRLSELKKCINMLPQVQKNIKLEKEIAIEQLEKTKIALDKVRSDLGSKGRVLIRKSGTENALRLLLEGEDLNKISKLADYLIETVSRELVSI